Proteins encoded by one window of Lacerta agilis isolate rLacAgi1 chromosome 11, rLacAgi1.pri, whole genome shotgun sequence:
- the TMEM174 gene encoding LOW QUALITY PROTEIN: transmembrane protein 174 (The sequence of the model RefSeq protein was modified relative to this genomic sequence to represent the inferred CDS: deleted 1 base in 1 codon; substituted 1 base at 1 genomic stop codon), which yields MEWSAVKDAFPCMFSFTPCQPSSSELMVSDDDKAGATLLFSGAFLGVVGIKFTMLGWAKYERVTCFEWTQLLGPVLLSVGVTFLLIAVGMFKMIACKSCSPSEGRASDTGQTPLGXFVVFTGISQSINFHGATVVQYISPYTAQEGIGMNSPNAHQVLSHPGIPPFSGPLIPALSPPCYYNVKPLDNSAFSADENYSAYLPADTRIGR from the exons ATGGAATGGAGCGCTGTTAAAGATGCCTTCCCCTGCATGTTTTCCTTCACTCCTTGTCAGCCGAGCAGTTCTGAACTCATGGTGTCTGATGATGACAAAGCTGGTGCCACACTGCTTTTCTCTGGTGCATTTTTGGGGGTAGTAGGAATTAAATTCACCATGTTGGGATGGGCAAAATATGAAAGGGTCACTTGCTTTGAATGGACTCAGTTGCTCGGGCCTGTTCTGCTTTCAGTAGGCGTGACTTTTTTGCTGATTGCCGTG GGCATGTTTAAAATGATCGCTTGCAAATCATGCAGCCCAAGTGAAGGAAGAGCATCTGACACAGGCCAGACTCCTCTTGGATAATTCGTTGTTTTCACTGGGATTAGCCAGTCTATAAACTTCCATGGTGCTACAGTGGTGCAGTACATCTCTCCTTATACAGCCCAGGAAGGTATTGGCATGAATTCTCCCAATGCTCATCAAGTATTGAGTCATCCTGGAATTCCTCCATTCTCCGGGCCACTAATTCCCGCTTTGAGCCCTCCTTGTTACTATAATGTCAAACCCCTGGATAACTCCGCTTTTTCTGCAGATGAAAATTACTCTGCTTATCTTCCTGCAGACACCAGAATCGGAAGGTAA
- the TMEM171 gene encoding transmembrane protein 171 isoform X2, with protein sequence MYPVPGSMHEGDNGHPRKLISFLFVFGITLLCAGFLLSMFVLQTCPSGAFGDCKGALKIIGPLLAVTGLVCIILAQSRAKGYLREVQLQDDQVYGFVFCRGNCQFAQFLVFGFLFLTSGMLISVLGIWIPGCSPGWRYQQFNHSNASNVELQDCGFHSVQTMGPLIVLIGLCFFVIAHIKKKQNINFVQESSVNEEEQLDPESFQVTVGDTVMVFPPPPPPYFADCPLQTITPSVVTSDLPLSENPPPYHSTFIN encoded by the exons atgtatccaGTTCCTGGTTCCATGCATGAAGGAGATAATGGACATCCTAGGAAACTTATCTCTTTCCTTTTCGTTTTTGGCATTACGTTGTTATGTGCTGGATTTCTGCTTTCGATGTTTGTGTTGCAGACGTGCCCAAGTGGTGCCTTTGGTGACTGTAAAGGAGCCCTCAAAATCATTGGGCCTCTGCTTGCTGTTACTGGACTAGTTTGTATAATTCTGGCGCAATCAAGAGCTAAAGGCTACCTCAGAGAGGTGCAATTGCAAGATGACCAGGtgtatgggtttgttttttgtcgAGGAAACTGCCAGTTTGCTCAGTTCCTTGtctttggttttttatttttaactagtGGGATGCTAATCAGCGTCCTTGGCATTTGGATTCCAGGATGTAGCCCAGGCTGGCGCTACCAGCAGTTTAACCATAGCAATGCTTCTAATGTTGAACTCCAGGATTGTGGATTTCATTCTGTTCAGACCATGGGACCTTTGATTGTGCTCATTGGATTGTGTTTCTTTGTGATAGCtcacattaaaaagaaacaaaacataaatttcGTCCAGGAGTCTTCTGTCAATGAAGAAGAGCAGCTGGATCCTGAATCATTTCAAGTTACAGTGG GTGATACTGTAATGGTATTcccaccgccaccgccaccttATTTCGCTGACTGTCCACTGCAAACAATAACTCCTAGCGTGGTAACAAGTGATTTGCCTTTAAGTGAAAATCCTCCACCGTACCACAGCACTTTCATTAATTG A